The Misgurnus anguillicaudatus chromosome 21, ASM2758022v2, whole genome shotgun sequence genome includes a window with the following:
- the LOC129432443 gene encoding uncharacterized protein: MSKSDTGDLNEQNDDHLETQSEGLRRSKRNPIPTEKMLYYQREELQKKEKKITLLYDKWKIEARRARERLKTDITMTQLAMLIDDLEAAKTKVLNVYDEIRQRVSPTTEMRRKIDACEAVTADVIKIIHERISGIDGDFDAGRERERLQTLLSHQYARSIFGSTVSRISQGSSKHSSQSSVVSSLAAKRVEAAADLAAKQVAYESLLEEENCKERIQLLEEQHKRAVDAELKGLQRIQAQKDLKAAQAKVEVYDNEIEETLKSSSDCSQIRKKCDTPQVNIKRMQGRPMSQNVAQADLNVMTSQSVSQMPVSASILQDSLAMSRLPVPEPSVFTGDPIRFIEWKSSFTVLIERKCISSAEKLFYLKKYVSDSVSKALEGIFFRTDDDAYSAAWDKLNCRYGQPFTIQKAFREKLANWPKIQVKDATGLRNFSDFLSACENAMPHVNGLQILNDYQENQKLVQKLPDWAASRWNRQVTQALSQNQEFPSFKEFSAFVSAEADIACNPVTSFQAFHALGPFIDKFTPKDIKRNKVQVFNTQMKSVRPVIKNPCLLCEQSNHQLNDCFEFRSKSLEERRKFVQEQKLCYGCLKSGHIASECRYRLVCDNCKRKHPTCLHDNNFIRRVKSVPSTDSSQGVFSGSTNAVTLSVIGEGQTTNTSMILPVWISTKQNPNCERLVYALLDSQSDTTFVDQEVSNALQAQSSPVKLRLTTMLGIDSIVQSERVSGLQVRAYESDIFIDLPPTYTRDYIPVNRDHIPTCEIAKKWNHLSSIADKVPPLKDCEIGLLIGYNCPRSMAPREVIVGKDDEPFAVRTDLGWSIVGCSSPRFDLPKENSLCHRLLVKELPHVTPTDVIRVLESDFKDINEEKMKVSQDDILFLKILKESICQNKYGHYEMPLPFKERPILPSNKQLATARLDHLKRKMSKDEMYKERYKEFMSEIIQRGDAEEVSDCGKEGETWYLPHHGVFHPKKPNKLRVVFDCSATYNGCSLNEHLLQGPDMINNLTGILIRFRQHPVALMCDVEKMYHQFHVSESDRDYMRFLWWKNGECDQKPLEFRMKVHIFGATSSSGCANFGLKYIANKNSHLYPLGSEFVLRNFYVDDGVTSLEDTETAIKGADEARKLCATGGLRLHKFMSNDKAVLNSIPASELASDVKDFAFDSPVERALGIQWQRDLDCFQFKIKLQQQPATRRGILSTVASVYDPLGFVAPVLLNGKRILQEVCKRGTGWDDSLSTELQLQWEQWKQNLSELQEINIPRTYAPTNFGKIVMAELHHFSDASTQGYGQCSYLRLRNENGNIHCALVMAKSRISPLKVVTIPRLELTAAVTSVEVSNVLKGELDYAGLEESFWTDSKVVMGYIRNEARRFHTFVANRVQRIQLRTTPQQWRYVPSKENPADHASRGLNVQDLQLSNWFSGPKFLWERDLPRPTETTSTLSLDDPEVKAATVLKTEGADKVSWIDRLSKFSSWSQAIRAVARLMRRISKDRSNHLSTVVERQKAELHIIKCLQGCVYRDELKRLKKSLSVLSHSELYPLDSFIDENGVLKVGGRLRHSDYPDSLKHPAIIPRNHFVTKMIIAHCHEKVKHQGKGFTVNEIRSHGYWIPGIGRTVASYIRRCVACRKFRRPTEIQKMADLPSERVNPSPPFTYTGLDCFGPFLVKRGRSECKRYGLLLTCLCSRAVHIEMLTDMTTDSFINALRCFIAIRGTVQQIRSDQGTNFVGAKNEFKKALEEVDTERVTAFLSEKQCDFVMNAPHASHAGGVWERQIRTVRSVLNSILSTHPVKLDDASLRTFLYEAMAIVNSRPLTVDV, encoded by the coding sequence ATGTCTAAGTCAGACACAGGTGATTTAAACGAGCAAAATGATGATCATCTTGAAACTCAAAGTGAAGGTTTACGTCGTTCAAAACGCAATCCTATACCCACAGAAAAAATGTTATACTACCAAAGGGAAGAATTGCAGAAAAAGGAGAAAAAGATTACTCTCTTGTATGATAAGTGGAAAATTGAAGCCCGTAGAGCTCGCGAACGGCTTAAAACTGACATTACAATGACTCAGTTAGCTATGTTAATTGATGATTTGGAGGCAGCAAAAACAAAAGTTCTGAATGTTTATGATGAGATTAGGCAGCGTGTATCACCTACTACCGAAATGCGTCGAAAAATTGATGCATGCGAAGCAGTTACAGCTGATgttattaaaatcattcatgaAAGGATTTCAGGGATAGATGGAGATTTTGATGCTGGAAGAGAAAGGGAGCGTCTTCAAACTTTGCTAAGTCATCAATATGCACGCTCAATTTTTGGTTCAACCGTTTCACGTATTAGTCAAGGATCTAGTAAGCATTCCAGTCAAAGCTCTGTTGTTTCAAGTTTAGCAGCAAAACGAGTAGAGGCTGCTGCTGATTTAGCGGCTAAGCAAGTTGCTTATGAGTCTTTATTGGAAGAAGAAAACTGTAAAGAAAGGATACAGCTGCTGGAAGAACAGCATAAAAGGGCAGTTGATGCTGAGTTAAAGGGGTTGCAGCGAATACAAGCACAAAAAGATTTAAAAGCAGCACAAGCCAAAGTAGAAGTCTATGATAATGAGATTGAGGAAACTTTGAAATCATCTTCAGATTGTAGCCAGATCAGAAAAAAGTGTGATACCCCTCAAGTAAACATTAAAAGGATGCAAGGTAGGCCTATGTCTCAGAATGTGGCTCAAGCAGATTTAAATGTTATGACGTCTCAATCAGTGTCACAAATGCCTGTCTCCGCTTCAATCCTTCAAGACAGTCTAGCTATGAGCCGATTACCAGTGCCTGAGCCTTCAGTTTTCACAGGAGATCCTATTCGCTTTATTGAATGGAAATCATCATTTACTGTTCTTATTGAAAGAAAATGCATCTCGTCTGCTGAAAAGTTGTTCTATCTCAAGAAGTACGTGAGCGACTCTGTCAGTAAGGCTTTGGAGGGTATATTCTTTAGAACTGATGATGATGCTTATTCTGCTGCCTGGGATAAATTGAATTGTCGTTATGGTCAACCATTTACCATTCAAAAGGCTTTCAGAGAGAAATTGGCTAACTGGCCTAAAATTCAGGTAAAGGATGCAACAGGTCTTCGAAACTTTTCCGACTTCCTCAGTGCATGTGAAAATGCTATGCCTCATGTTAATGGCCTTCAGATTTTAAATGATTACCAAGAGAATCAAAAACTTGTTCAGAAATTGCCTGACTGGGCAGCCAGTCGATGGAACCGACAAGTCACACAAGCCCTCAGTCAAAATCAAGAATTTCCAAGTTTTAAGGAATTTTCTGCTTTCGTGTCAGCAGAAGCAGATATTGCTTGCAATCCAGTAACCTCTTTTCAGGCTTTTCATGCTTTAGGACCCTTTATTGACAAATTCACTCCGAAGGACATCAAAAGAAACAAGGTTCAAGTTTTCAACACTCAAATGAAATCAGTAAGGCCAGTAATCAAAAATCCTTGTCTGTTATGTGAACAAAGTAATCATCAGCTTAATGATTGTTTTGAATTCCGTAGTAAATCACTGGAAGAACGGCGGAAATTTGTCCAAGAGCAGAAACTTTGTTATGGATGCCTAAAATCAGGACATATTGCAAGTGAGTGTCGATATCGTCTTGTATGTGATAACTGTAAAAGAAAACATCCTACCTGTTTGCATGACAATAACTTCATAAGAAGAGTGAAGTCAGTTCCCTCAACAGATTCTTCTCAAGGTGTTTTTAGTGGCAGTACGAATGCAGTAACTTTAAGTGTAATTGGAGAAGGGCAGACTACAAATACCTCAATGATTTTGCCTGTATGGATATCAACAAAGCAGAATCCTAACTGTGAAAGACTTGTGTATGCGTTGCTGGATTCTCAAAGTGATACTACATTTGTTGATCAAGAAGTAAGTAATGCTCTTCAAGCACAATCAAGTCCAGTAAAATTGAGACTAACTACCATGCTTGGTATAGATTCAATTGTGCAAAGTGAAAGAGTATCAGGCTTGCAAGTACGAGCATATGAGTCAGATATTTTCATTGACCTTCCTCCTACTTATACCAGAGATTACATACCTGTAAATCGGGATCATATCCCCACCTGTGAAATTGCAAAGAAATGGAATCATCTGTCCAGTATTGCAGACAAGGTACCACCATTAAAAGATTGTGAAATCGGTCTGTTGATAGGTTACAATTGTCCCAGATCTATGGCTCCTCGAGAGGTGATTGTTGGAAAAGATGATGAACCCTTTGCAGTGCGAACTGATCTGGGATGGAGTATTGTGGGGTGTTCATCTCCACGTTTTGATTTGCCCAAAGAGAATAGTCTATGTCACCGTCTTTTAGTTAAGGAACTTCCTCATGTCACTCCAACAGATGTGATTCGTGTTCTCGAATCCGACTTCAAGGACATTAATGAAGAAAAAATGAAGGTATCACAAGATGACATtctttttctcaaaatattGAAGGAAAGTATCTGTCAAAACAAGTATGGACATTATGAGATGCCATTACCCTTTAAGGAAAGACCTATTCTACCTAGCAATAAGCAGCTAGCTACGGCCAGGCTTGACCATCTTAAAAGGAAGATGTCTAAGGATGAAATGTACAAGGAACGGTATAAGGAATTTATGAGTGAGATCATTCAAAGAGGTGATGCAGAAGAAGTAAGCGATTGCGGCAAAGAAGGAGAAACATGGTATTTGCCTCATCACGGTGTTTTCCACCCCAAAAAGCCAAACAAGTTAAGGGTAGTGTTTGATTGTTCAGCAACATATAACGGTTGTTCATTGAATGAGCATTTGCTGCAAGGTCCTGACATGATAAATAATTTGACTGGCATTCTAATCAGATTTCGTCAACATCCTGTTGCTCTCATGTGTGATGTAGAAAAAATGTATCACCAATTTCATGTGAGTGAATCTGACAGAGATTATATGCGCTTCCTTTGGTGGAAGAATGGAGAGTGCGATCAAAAGCCTCTTGAGTTTCGAATGAAAGTTCACATTTTTGGTGCCACATCCTCATCAGGGTGTGCAAACTTTGGCCTAAAGTATATTGCAAACAAGAACAGCCATTTATATCCTTTGGGTTCAGAATTTGTATTGAGGAATTTCTATGTGGATGACGGAGTAACTAGTTTGGAAGACACTGAGACTGCGATTAAAGGTGCTGATGAAGCAAGAAAACTTTGTGCAACGGGTGGTTTACGTCTGCATAAATTCATGTCAAATGATAAGGCTGTTTTGAATAGTATTCCTGCCTCTGAACTTGCATCTGATGTTAAAGACTTTGCATTTGATTCACCAGTGGAAAGAGCCCTTGGAATACAGTGGCAGAGGGATTTAGATTGCTTCCAGTTCAAAATCAAGTTGCAACAACAACCTGCGACTCGTCGTGGAATATTATCTACAGTTGCTTCAGTGTATGATCCGTTAGGATTTGTAGCACCTGTTCTGCTGAATGGCAAGAGAATTCTGCAAGAGGTATGCAAGCGTGGTACTGGATGGGATGATTCCTTGTCAACGGAACTTCAGTTACAGTGGGAGCAATGGAAGCAAAATCTTTCTGAGCTGCAAGAAATTAACATACCAAGAACCTATGCACCTACCAACTTTGGAAAAATCGTCATGGCTGAATTGCATCATTTCTCCGATGCCAGCACTCAAGGCTATGGTCAGTGCTCCTACTTGAGACTTCGTAATGAGAATGGTAATATCCACTGTGCTTTAGTGATGGCAAAGTCAAGAATTTCACCTCTAAAGGTCGTAACAATTCCAAGACTTGAATTAACTGCTGCTGTCACTTCTGTTGAAGTAAGCAATGTGCTTAAAGGAGAACTAGACTATGCTGGTCTTGAAGAATCATTCTGGACAGATTCAAAAGTGGTAATGGGGTATATAAGGAATGAAGCGCGCAGGTTTCATACATTCGTAGCAAATCGTGTACAAAGAATACAGCTTCGTACAACCCCACAGCAATGGAGGTATGTTCCCTCTAAAGAAAATCCTGCTGACCATGCCTCCAGAGGCCTCAATGTTCAAGATTTGCAGTTGTCAAACTGGTTTTCTGGCCCTAAGTTCTTGTGGGAGAGAGACTTGCCAAGGCCAACAGAAACAACTTCTACACTTTCTTTGGACGATCCAGAAGTGAAAGCTGCCACAGTTCTAAAAACCGAAGGTGCTGACAAAGTGAGCTGGATTGATCGCTTGTCTAAGTTTTCTTCATGGTCGCAGGCAATTAGAGCTGTTGCTCGACTTATGAGACGAATCAGCAAAGACAGATCAAATCATCTGAGTACTGTTGTTGAACGGCAAAAAGCTGAATTGCACATCATTAAATGTTTGCAAGGTTGTGTCTATAGAGATGAATTGAAGAGATTGAAAAAGAGTCTAAGTGTTTTATCTCACTCTGAATTGTATCCTCTTGACTCATTCATAGATGAAAATGGGGTGCTCAAGGTGGGAGGGAGGCTACGTCATTCAGATTATCCAGACTCCTTAAAACATCCTGCCATTATTCCAAGGAATCACTTTGTCACTAAAATGATTATTGCACATTGTCATGAAAAGGTAAAGCATCAAGGGAAAGGATTCACCGTTAATGAGATTAGGTCTCATGGATACTGGATTCCAGGAATAGGTAGAACTGTTGCTTCCTATATTAGAAGATGTGTTGCATGTAGAAAATTTAGGAGACCTACTGAAATTCAGAAAATGGCTGATCTGCCATCAGAAAGAGTGAATCCATCGCCTCCATTCACCTACACCGGCCTGGATTGTTTTGGACCATTTCTTGTTAAACGGGGAAGAAGTGAGTGTAAGAGATATGGCCTACTCTTAACCTGTTTGTGTTCTCGTGCTGTGCACATTGAGATGCTCACAGACATGACAACGGACTCTTTCATCAATGCTTTACGCTGTTTCATTGCTATCAGAGGCACTGTACAACAAATTAGATCTGATCAAGGAACAAATTTTGTGGGCGCAAAAAATGAATTCAAAAAGGCACTTGAAGAAGTTGATACAGAAAGAGTAACTGCATTCTTGTCGGAAAAACAGTGTGATTTCGTGATGAATGCGCCACATGCTAGTCATGCTGGTGGAGTGTGGGAACGTCAGATCAGAACGGTGAGGTCTGTTTTGAATTCTATACTTTCAACTCACCCAGTGAAATTGGATGATGCTTCTTTGCGAACATTTCTTTATGAAGCAATGGCGATTGTGAATAGCAGACCGCTCACTGTTGATGTCTAA